The DNA segment atgagcatggacctcgaaggatgatccttcgaggtctaatattcgaagcatatctttcgagcacctcgaaggatgaacaatatccttcgaggctatccttcgatgcagacaaacatatcaaacatatgttaactgttggccaagtcaatccggaggatggttgacttggtcaacttacagactaccaaggacatcgtttacatacagaccgaatacagacaaagtacagacacaagtgcaccaacagaataaatataattttgtataccaaataataaaaaaagtaatatttttaataaattaggataacatttaatattaatttgttatttatatatttaatataagataagtgggaaagagaggtatttgttttaaaaatatattaaattaacaatttagatttgaggataatattttattagaatatgatagaatttaatattaatttattatttatttatttagttaatataagataactATAGATTTGATAGTaacttcaatgaatgacacgtgtctaaAAGTTGgcttcttttattatagtagatagattattATTAACCcatctactaaatattattagtttaatatcttatgaataattattatttagtttaatcttcttctcatttataatattatttatttgaattaattatatttgaacattttgtttagtttggtatcaaatatattttacgaaacttaaaataaaattaactaatattatttatcatttatacatttacggtgttttaaataaagggttaaatttattgagatttcgttaacaaattttgcaacaacatgataatctatttttatcatgaaaaccaaacttttgattaatatattaaatgtttttttattttcactatacataATTCCagttactcgacccatgtaatacatgaggttttttaaatatgactttttattatttgatatacaaaattagatttattcagtTCGTACAATATACAGGGTTTTTTAACGATATATAATGTTTATTATTTAGGATAGAAAATTACAAATATTCAAACtgtgtaatgcgcatatttttaaagatgtatttttttattatttggtatataaaattacatttattaaagccgtgtaatacacgtgattttaaagatataactttttttaatttGGTATaatattcaacccgtacaatatggttcttatagatataacttttttattatttcatatataaaattatatttattcaacccgtacaataaatgaggtttttaaagaaatattgtatcattattttgtatataaaatttatttattcaacccgtataatacacgggatTATAACCTAATTCATATATATAACGAAGTCCATGTCATAAGAAATATTACAATACACCAATAACATTAAGTAGAAATCTTTATTGATCACACCATGTGTTCATAAAATGTTTTTGCAAAGAAAATCATTATTTATTTCTAAATAACGCCTGACCCCTTTGCACATTCAAGACAATCATCTAAGATCGTCTCGGTACTATATTTGTACGCAAAACCTTTATCCTCGAGCTTTTTCGATCCCCATTTGATAAATCTTCCATGTTCTTCTAGATACCTAAAACACGAAATCCATGATAATCTAGCATATTAACGTTAAAAAAAATGTGACATAAATGTTAACATTTATGTCACATTTTTTTTTCTGAAGTATGTTGTTATTTCATGAAACTTACTCTTGGTTCAATTGTGGGTACGTTTTCTGATAATACTTTGCAATTTCTGCACTTGTTACATACGAGCTAGCGCATAAGAACCTTCCGCTAACTGATGGCGTCTCTGCACAAAAAATATGTGCTCGACAAACGTCCTCGATGTGAACAATCGGAATTTTCCCTAACAATTCTTCCAAGTACCTTAGAGATTGGTAACATGTGGAATTGTTGGCAATTTGTGATATGAACATCACCACACTGGTTGTAGGGTATGTTAGACATCCTCCTCCCCCCACAAGCCCACAACCTAATGTCACTACCTCAAACTCATTTGCTTTCTCTTCCCCAAGTTTCAATATTTCTTGCTCTGATTTTGTTTTAGATTTTGTGTAGTCCTGGGGGAAAACATAATAAACGCATTTCGAAAATATGAAGGAAAATAGAAAAGAAATGaagttaacaaaaaaatctaTTGAAATTAGACGATTAAAACCTTCAACTGTTCATTTTCGTAAGGGACGTCGAGATGAAGGGGTGTCCAACAACTTTCATCCATGGTGACCTTATAACCGCTCCCGTCATCTTTTAAAGGCGAAGCTGCAACGACGGAAGCTGTGTAGATGAGCCGCTTCACTGTCCCTGAGTGTGTGCAAGCATCGACGATCTTTTTCACGGAATTTACAGCTGCGTCTACGACATTATTGTACTATACATATGCACAATAATCAGAAAATTAGCTTTAATCTTTTTGTGGACATTGAGAATCTTGATTATTGGTCAAAAATTTAAGAAAGTAAGACCTCGTAGCCAGTAGTGTGTTGTAAGGGGGTTGCAACATGGAAAACAAAGACACAACCTTGTATTGCCTCTTGGAACTCTTCTGGCTTGTAAATATCAGCTTCAAACAAATGAAGTCTTTCTTCTGCAAATGGGAAACTTTTCAAAAGTCCCACCTTGGATTCATCACCTGTCATGAAAATAACATTAATGGAATAGGAGGGAACCCGCGGCAATCATTGATCCGATTTACCGATATAAATACAAACATGAAGGAAAGGAAGGGTACCCAGGTTTCTTAGAGTAGCATGGACAGTGTAACCTTTTTGAAGAAGTGAGTGAACTAGAGCTGAACCAATGTAGCCTGCACCTCCAGTCACACAAACCTTGCAACTACCTTCACTCTCCATTTTTAgaataaaaaaacaaacccttGCTCGCGTCTCTTATAGTccttaggggactaggggtggttcactagtgatagaatttatcactcacaagcaccaatcaagtttcgccatgtcattgaccatttttccatcactcacaaccatttttagtgggggtggtcatcactcaccaccacacccaacaatttcccccaaccaacaaatacccTCACAAAAATAAACCATAACGCGTGATGGAGATAACGAAAATCGGTTTCCGTTAATGTATAACGCATTGAAGTGTATAGCGGCAGTCGAGTTCAACGCGTTATGGTTGAGCACGTTATACTATCACGGAATCTTTGGAGACCGCCCCGGGTCCCCTTATAAAGAATACACTTGTGATTATGTATATGGTGGTCCTACCGTGTACAACTTAAATCAACAATACGTTATCTGCATGTGCACCACAAATGTCTATATATCGATATAAGCATGTTATGACAGGCAAATGTGGATCCTGGAATTTTTCCTATGGGGTCACCAGAAGCTCCAATTTCATAAAACCCCACACATAATAATATATGGGTCAACGTGATGGTTTGGGTCAGGTTCGGTTGGTCACATAATAAAAATACGATACAATTGAAAAAAGAACGTCGTCACTAGAATCTAAAAAACACAtcatataattatataaatacgAAGGTCCTTACAAAATTACAAACCGATATGAAAAACCCAAAGCTCTACTCTTCTATTTCCAGCATTCTTTTTATCTATCAAGAAAAccgtatttaaaaaaaatatggaGACTAAGGGGAGGTgaggtggttcactagtgatagattctatcactTTCACTctccaatcaaatcatgccatgtcatcaaaaatttctatcactagtgatagaaatgtaggaggggtggaatcactagtgatggaattctatcactcccaatttttttaattttcattttaaaattagaaattaaaaataaaacactaaattataaatttcattaaactttaaaaataaattacatagcCAAATAAAAAACAACTAAACGGGTGGCATCTCCCAACCCCACTTTGCGCAAATCGCGCGCTTTTGTTGAATGACAATTGACTTGAACGGTTCGTCGAGATGGGTGTGGTTTtcacacaagatttttaaatcattttgtctttcAATCGTTTTCAAGTGTTCCTTGTACGCCTGCTCGCGTTCAACTTTTAGGGACAtcattgtttcttttctttattcGGCCTTCTTGAATTGGGTCATTTTCTCCTCTTCGATTCTGAAGATCGACTCCGCCACCGCTTCCTTACCTTTGCTTGACGATTCACCACCTCTTCTGCGTCGTGGCCTTGTGGGTGTATCTTCTTCAACGGGGTCGTCAAGGGGTTGATCGGGTTCGTCAAGGGGGTCGTCGTTTAAGTTCATTTCGGGCAAGTTATCTGACGCGGAAGtcgtgtgtcacaccccgatttccacctgtatcaccggtgggcccggtgggggattaccgtgacgtagtt comes from the Helianthus annuus cultivar XRQ/B chromosome 4, HanXRQr2.0-SUNRISE, whole genome shotgun sequence genome and includes:
- the LOC110937582 gene encoding anthocyanidin reductase ((2S)-flavan-3-ol-forming), with translation MESEGSCKVCVTGGAGYIGSALVHSLLQKGYTVHATLRNLGDESKVGLLKSFPFAEERLHLFEADIYKPEEFQEAIQGCVFVFHVATPLQHTTGYEYNNVVDAAVNSVKKIVDACTHSGTVKRLIYTASVVAASPLKDDGSGYKVTMDESCWTPLHLDVPYENEQLKDYTKSKTKSEQEILKLGEEKANEFEVVTLGCGLVGGGGCLTYPTTSVVMFISQIANNSTCYQSLRYLEELLGKIPIVHIEDVCRAHIFCAETPSVSGRFLCASSYVTSAEIAKYYQKTYPQLNQEYLEEHGRFIKWGSKKLEDKGFAYKYSTETILDDCLECAKGSGVI